The Edaphobacter sp. 12200R-103 genome contains a region encoding:
- a CDS encoding electron transfer flavoprotein subunit alpha/FixB family protein — protein sequence MSGVLVVVEQRGGAWNRMSFETLAAGQQLAAKLGSECSAAILAADSSPLLPELRSKNLKKVFAVEHNLLANYTADGYVAALKQLIQREQPDFVLFPHTYQVRDYAPALATRFQQVLISDVIGFREAGEGGSPVFVRQLMQGKLNADYRHTASGPCFVSIQAGTFRADTLEPGNAPTETFTPQLSADQIRTRPGEPFRESSQTVDLSAAPIIVSVGRGIGEQDNLPVVEELAQALGAELAASRPICDNGWLPMERQVGSSGQTVSPKLYVAVGISGAIQHLVGMKGSKAVLAINKDENAPIFEIADYGVVGDLFEVVPELTKAVLAAKS from the coding sequence ATGAGCGGAGTGCTTGTCGTTGTAGAGCAGCGCGGCGGCGCCTGGAACCGGATGAGCTTCGAGACGCTTGCAGCGGGTCAGCAGCTGGCGGCGAAGCTGGGCTCGGAGTGCTCGGCAGCGATACTGGCAGCGGATTCTTCCCCGCTTCTGCCCGAGCTGCGCTCGAAGAACCTCAAAAAGGTCTTCGCGGTCGAGCACAATCTACTGGCGAACTACACCGCCGATGGCTACGTTGCGGCGCTGAAGCAGCTGATCCAACGGGAGCAGCCTGACTTTGTGCTCTTCCCTCATACCTACCAGGTTCGCGATTATGCTCCGGCACTGGCGACCCGCTTCCAGCAGGTTCTGATCAGCGACGTAATCGGGTTCCGGGAGGCTGGCGAAGGAGGATCTCCGGTCTTCGTCCGTCAGCTGATGCAGGGCAAGCTGAATGCGGACTATCGTCATACAGCTTCCGGTCCGTGCTTTGTCTCGATCCAGGCAGGAACGTTTCGCGCGGACACTCTCGAACCCGGCAATGCACCGACTGAGACATTCACCCCGCAGCTCTCAGCCGACCAGATACGCACCAGGCCGGGAGAGCCCTTCCGTGAGTCGTCCCAGACAGTGGATCTTTCGGCTGCTCCCATCATCGTGTCGGTAGGCCGCGGTATAGGCGAGCAGGACAATCTTCCCGTGGTCGAGGAGCTGGCACAGGCTCTGGGGGCGGAACTCGCCGCCTCGCGGCCCATCTGCGACAACGGCTGGCTGCCGATGGAGCGCCAGGTGGGAAGCTCCGGTCAGACGGTCTCCCCCAAGCTGTACGTCGCGGTGGGAATCTCCGGAGCGATTCAGCACCTGGTGGGAATGAAGGGATCGAAGGCGGTTCTGGCGATCAATAAGGATGAAAATGCGCCAATCTTCGAGATCGCGGACTATGGGGTGGTGGGGGACCTGTTTGAAGTGGTCCCGGAGCTGACGAAGGCGGTCCTGGCAGCGAAGTCGTGA
- the moaA gene encoding GTP 3',8-cyclase MoaA — translation MATISPPPAAWAETESLALDDRAGQQRLRDRFGRAITDLRLSVTDRCNYRCVYCRTGNEGAQYSELATEHYLRMVRLMVGLGIEKVRLTGGEPLLRAGLVEMVRELATLRTAFDSSGNPTEDGEPLDLALTTNGHLLEGLAKPLKEAGLGRVTVSMDAVDPETFSAITRVPRSYNRVLAGIRRAAEAGLGPVKVNCVLLRGFNDHQIESFAEFSRREKVIVRFIEFMPLEEDRSWRPETVVPMNEILDRLEAYRPLVELPLHTASETARRFTFDDGLGEIGIIAPVSRPFCGHCSRIRITSDGKLRTCLFSQSDHDLYGRMLRGGTDHELVTYIRQVVFQKEERHHIGEPGFEKPSRNMVHIGG, via the coding sequence ATGGCAACGATCTCCCCACCTCCGGCAGCCTGGGCTGAGACTGAGAGTCTGGCACTGGATGACCGTGCCGGACAGCAACGCCTCCGCGACCGTTTTGGGCGCGCCATTACGGATCTGCGGCTTTCGGTGACTGACCGCTGCAACTACCGGTGTGTCTACTGCAGGACGGGAAATGAAGGCGCTCAGTACAGTGAGCTGGCTACTGAGCACTACCTGCGGATGGTTCGGCTGATGGTCGGCCTTGGGATCGAAAAGGTTCGCCTGACCGGGGGCGAACCCCTGCTGCGAGCCGGCCTGGTGGAGATGGTTCGTGAGTTGGCGACGCTCAGGACCGCCTTCGATTCGTCCGGCAACCCGACAGAAGATGGCGAGCCCCTGGACCTGGCGCTGACCACGAACGGGCACCTGCTGGAGGGTCTGGCGAAGCCCCTGAAAGAGGCTGGCCTTGGCCGGGTGACCGTGAGTATGGATGCCGTCGATCCGGAGACTTTTTCTGCAATCACCCGCGTTCCCAGGAGCTATAACCGGGTTCTTGCAGGCATCCGCCGGGCGGCAGAGGCAGGTCTGGGTCCGGTCAAGGTGAACTGCGTCCTTCTGCGCGGCTTCAACGATCACCAGATCGAGTCATTTGCGGAGTTTTCGCGCCGTGAGAAGGTAATCGTGCGGTTTATCGAATTTATGCCGCTGGAAGAGGACCGCAGCTGGAGGCCGGAGACAGTGGTGCCCATGAACGAGATTCTGGACCGTCTGGAGGCGTATCGACCGCTGGTAGAGCTGCCCCTGCATACGGCAAGCGAGACCGCACGGAGGTTTACCTTTGACGATGGGTTGGGAGAAATCGGAATCATCGCACCGGTTTCGCGTCCCTTCTGCGGTCACTGCAGCCGCATTCGCATTACGTCGGACGGCAAGCTGCGCACCTGCCTGTTTTCACAGAGCGATCATGATCTTTATGGCCGCATGTTGCGAGGTGGAACCGATCACGAACTGGTGACGTATATCCGGCAGGTTGTCTTCCAGAAAGAAGAACGCCATCATATCGGTGAACCTGGATTTGAGAAGCCGTCACGAAATATGGTCCATATAGGCGGTTAG
- a CDS encoding sensor domain-containing diguanylate cyclase codes for MLKDRRQFEVVDGRQLDHLRVFHDVARALTASLELEEILSAIMNKMAQFFGPERWSMLLVDEKTGQLYYAIAVGENSESLRGLRVPMGEGVAGWVAATGNPLVVPDVKLDPQWAAFSAKHPDLNIQSIACVPVRSGDKTLGVIQLLNSKLDLLSEYSISFLRILCDYAAIAIQNARSMTLIQELTITDDCTGLFNARHLYTMLEEEVTKRQEFSLMFMDLDRFKSVNDTHGHLIGSRLLAEVGNLMRRSLGPANAAFRYGGDEFVALLPGMGKAAGTGAALALWEDLRRNPFLEGAGLSLKLSGSFGLATYPEDGNTVPTILRAADEMMYKAKTTRDNVAVAGRGLTMNREPSVIRSVR; via the coding sequence GTGTTAAAAGACCGACGCCAGTTCGAGGTTGTCGACGGCCGCCAGCTGGATCACCTGAGGGTGTTCCACGATGTGGCGCGCGCGTTGACGGCGAGCCTGGAGCTGGAGGAGATTCTGAGCGCTATCATGAACAAGATGGCCCAGTTCTTCGGTCCGGAGCGCTGGTCTATGCTGCTGGTCGATGAAAAGACCGGCCAGCTGTACTACGCGATTGCGGTGGGTGAAAACTCCGAGAGCCTACGCGGGCTGCGAGTGCCGATGGGCGAGGGCGTCGCAGGGTGGGTAGCGGCCACAGGCAATCCGCTGGTGGTACCGGACGTCAAGCTCGATCCGCAATGGGCGGCTTTTTCGGCCAAGCATCCTGATCTCAACATCCAGTCGATCGCCTGCGTTCCTGTGCGTTCGGGCGACAAGACGCTGGGAGTGATCCAGCTGTTGAACAGCAAGCTGGATCTGCTCTCCGAATACTCGATCTCCTTCCTGCGAATCCTGTGCGACTACGCGGCCATCGCGATTCAGAATGCGCGATCGATGACGCTGATCCAGGAGCTGACCATCACGGACGATTGCACCGGGCTGTTCAATGCCAGACATCTTTACACGATGCTGGAGGAAGAAGTGACAAAGCGACAGGAGTTCAGCCTGATGTTTATGGACCTCGATCGCTTCAAGTCCGTCAACGATACGCATGGGCACCTGATCGGCAGTCGTTTGCTGGCGGAGGTGGGAAACCTGATGCGCCGTTCTCTTGGCCCCGCCAACGCGGCCTTCCGGTACGGCGGCGATGAGTTTGTCGCCCTGTTGCCAGGAATGGGCAAGGCGGCTGGTACAGGGGCTGCACTGGCGTTGTGGGAGGACCTGCGCAGAAATCCGTTCCTCGAAGGTGCAGGGCTTTCGCTCAAGCTGTCGGGCAGCTTTGGCCTGGCAACCTACCCGGAGGATGGCAACACAGTCCCAACCATCCTTCGCGCCGCGGACGAGATGATGTACAAGGCCAAGACGACGCGTGACAACGTGGCCGTGGCGGGACGAGGGCTGACGATGAACCGTGAGCCCAGCGTCATCCGCTCGGTGCGGTAG
- a CDS encoding TonB-dependent receptor, with protein MRKSIFLWILSVFFLLIPGLSPGAYAFQSNSGSVSGTVTDPSGAVVPGAKVQIANHVSGYTRTATSDSSGQFHFYNVPFNPYRITVTADGFGSSSKSVDLNAIVPVVVPIQLALAGASTSVTVEGGADLIENDSTFHTDVDRAVIDRMPLESQSSSLSSIVTLSSPGVTADSNGLFHGLGDHAENSFSVDGQPITDQQSKVFSNQLPADAVQSLEVIGGAPTAEYGDKTSLIIKATTRSGQGVTTPHGSIALDYGTFGTTTLDGNVAYGKQNWGNFVAVSGMNSGRFLDGPEFQTLHDKGNQQNIFDRVDFQFKDGDSIHTNLQYTRSWFQTPNSYDQMNVLDQFGNPVGDADQRSKIETFNIAPSWTHLIDQNTVLNFGAYVRRDAYNYYPSNNPLADLGPIQQETVQQYRTLTNTGVHSDITWVKGIHNIKVGGMYQQTFLRENLTTGLVDPALNAPCVDADGNPVNGFNDPSQCDGAGLAANVAFNPVLLPHDLTRGGSNYAWHGRTDVKQLALYAQDQITKGPWLLNLGIRGDFYNGLSVQRQAEPRVGISYNIKRTNTVLRASYARAQETPFNENLVLSTNGCHDPVLQGIFLTLGDCNPAPFNPGFRNEFHSGLQQAFGRHLVVSGEYLWKYTHNAFDFSVFGATPITFPIEWHNSKISGFALRANVPETHGISAFVVMSSVAARFFNPQIGGVGATIGSPTGYPFRIDHDERFNETTHLQYTLPFRKSTWVGFNWRYDSGLVAGATPCYNVNDPNSGCAAFSFDNNGDPLTINGQPAINLSSLTADQQFQAGLACNGVAATPTSGLPGLCPASELTSTLLHIPTANMGNDDHNPSRIQPRNLFDIALGEDNLFHGDKHRVGLRVTAVNVTNKYALYNFLSTFSGTHYVTPRTLTGEISYNF; from the coding sequence ATGCGTAAATCCATCTTCTTATGGATTCTTTCTGTTTTCTTTTTGCTGATCCCCGGTCTCAGCCCAGGCGCGTATGCGTTTCAGAGCAACTCCGGCAGCGTCTCCGGAACAGTAACGGATCCCAGCGGCGCCGTCGTTCCGGGCGCTAAGGTCCAGATTGCCAATCATGTCAGTGGTTATACGCGCACCGCGACGAGCGACTCTTCGGGCCAGTTCCACTTTTATAATGTTCCGTTCAATCCCTATCGGATCACGGTCACAGCCGATGGATTCGGTTCCTCCAGCAAATCAGTCGATTTGAACGCGATTGTTCCGGTCGTGGTTCCCATTCAACTCGCTCTTGCGGGTGCGTCCACTTCCGTCACGGTGGAAGGCGGCGCTGACCTGATTGAGAATGATTCCACCTTTCACACTGATGTCGATCGGGCTGTCATCGATCGCATGCCGCTCGAGAGCCAGTCGTCCTCGCTCAGCTCGATCGTGACGCTATCATCCCCTGGTGTCACCGCCGATTCCAACGGTCTGTTTCACGGCCTGGGAGATCACGCCGAAAACTCCTTCTCTGTCGATGGCCAGCCCATCACCGATCAGCAGAGCAAGGTCTTCTCCAATCAGCTTCCAGCCGACGCAGTCCAATCACTTGAGGTGATTGGAGGAGCGCCCACGGCGGAGTACGGCGACAAGACCAGCCTCATCATCAAGGCTACGACACGCTCCGGGCAAGGTGTGACGACTCCGCACGGGAGCATCGCCCTGGACTATGGCACCTTCGGGACCACGACCCTGGATGGGAATGTTGCCTACGGCAAGCAGAACTGGGGCAACTTTGTTGCAGTCAGCGGTATGAACTCGGGACGCTTTCTCGATGGCCCCGAGTTCCAGACCCTGCACGATAAGGGCAACCAGCAGAACATCTTCGACCGGGTCGATTTCCAGTTCAAGGACGGGGATTCGATTCATACGAACCTGCAGTACACCCGCTCCTGGTTCCAGACCCCAAACTCCTACGACCAGATGAACGTGCTGGACCAGTTTGGCAATCCCGTCGGCGATGCCGATCAGCGATCCAAGATCGAGACCTTCAACATCGCACCCTCCTGGACGCACCTGATCGATCAGAACACAGTGCTCAACTTCGGCGCCTACGTTCGCCGCGATGCCTACAACTACTATCCCAGCAACAATCCCCTGGCGGACCTCGGCCCCATTCAACAGGAGACGGTACAGCAGTACCGCACGCTTACGAATACCGGAGTTCACTCCGATATCACGTGGGTAAAAGGGATTCACAACATCAAGGTCGGAGGGATGTATCAGCAGACCTTCCTTCGCGAGAATCTGACCACGGGCCTGGTCGATCCTGCACTGAACGCGCCCTGCGTGGATGCCGACGGCAACCCGGTCAACGGGTTCAACGATCCATCACAGTGCGATGGCGCAGGACTGGCTGCAAACGTTGCCTTCAACCCAGTTCTACTTCCCCACGACCTTACGCGTGGAGGCAGCAACTACGCCTGGCATGGCCGCACGGATGTGAAGCAACTGGCACTCTATGCGCAGGATCAGATCACAAAGGGTCCGTGGCTGCTCAATCTCGGCATCCGCGGCGACTTCTACAACGGTCTTTCGGTGCAGCGGCAGGCGGAGCCCCGCGTCGGCATCTCCTACAACATCAAGCGAACCAATACCGTTCTTCGCGCTTCCTATGCGCGCGCGCAGGAGACCCCCTTCAACGAGAACCTCGTTCTTTCCACAAACGGCTGCCATGACCCTGTCCTTCAGGGCATCTTCCTCACGCTCGGCGACTGTAATCCTGCACCATTCAATCCTGGATTTCGCAACGAATTTCACTCCGGCCTTCAGCAGGCCTTTGGCCGTCATCTGGTCGTCAGTGGAGAGTATCTCTGGAAGTACACTCACAACGCCTTCGACTTCAGCGTCTTCGGTGCGACTCCCATTACCTTTCCCATCGAGTGGCATAACTCGAAGATCTCGGGTTTCGCTCTCCGAGCCAATGTTCCGGAGACGCATGGCATCAGCGCCTTCGTTGTCATGTCGTCGGTTGCGGCCCGCTTCTTCAACCCACAGATCGGCGGCGTCGGTGCAACCATCGGTTCACCGACGGGTTATCCCTTCCGGATCGACCATGACGAGCGCTTCAACGAGACGACCCACCTGCAGTACACGCTTCCCTTCCGCAAGAGCACCTGGGTTGGATTTAACTGGCGCTACGACAGCGGCCTGGTTGCGGGCGCCACGCCCTGCTACAACGTCAACGATCCCAACAGCGGCTGCGCAGCCTTCTCCTTCGACAACAACGGCGATCCGCTGACAATCAACGGTCAACCCGCAATCAATCTCAGCAGCCTGACCGCAGATCAGCAGTTCCAGGCAGGCCTGGCCTGCAACGGCGTGGCAGCGACACCGACGTCAGGATTGCCGGGCCTCTGCCCCGCGTCGGAGCTCACCTCGACACTGCTGCACATTCCCACAGCGAACATGGGAAACGACGACCATAACCCGTCTCGCATTCAGCCACGAAACCTCTTCGATATTGCGCTGGGCGAAGATAATCTCTTCCATGGCGACAAGCACAGGGTTGGCCTGCGTGTTACCGCCGTCAACGTTACAAACAAGTACGCTCTCTACAACTTCCTTTCAACCTTCTCGGGAACGCACTACGTAACACCTCGCACCCTCACCGGAGAGATCAGCTACAACTTCTAA
- a CDS encoding MerC domain-containing protein translates to MGSSVTSSRAYLRHHADVAGATASGVCLIHCLLTPLMVSLFPGLIPYLPGDAGFHRALAVGIVLLGALAFIPGYQLHRRRSLLVMIGFGMTLVLIVAWQNERLGVARELLLSIPGSLMLIGAHLLNRTFCRQCKQCEHSVACETTKL, encoded by the coding sequence ATGGGAAGCAGCGTTACCTCATCTCGCGCATACCTGCGCCATCACGCCGATGTTGCCGGTGCTACAGCCTCAGGCGTCTGCCTGATTCACTGCCTGCTGACACCGTTGATGGTCAGCCTCTTTCCGGGGCTGATTCCCTATCTTCCCGGTGATGCCGGCTTTCACCGTGCTCTGGCGGTTGGAATTGTGCTTCTGGGAGCGCTGGCGTTCATCCCCGGATACCAGCTTCATCGTCGCCGGTCGCTACTCGTGATGATCGGCTTCGGGATGACGCTTGTTCTCATCGTCGCGTGGCAGAACGAGAGGCTCGGTGTTGCGCGCGAGCTTCTACTCAGCATCCCGGGCTCACTGATGCTCATCGGAGCGCACCTGCTCAATCGCACCTTCTGTAGACAGTGCAAACAGTGCGAGCATTCTGTCGCGTGCGAGACGACGAAGCTGTAA
- the pqqE gene encoding pyrroloquinoline quinone biosynthesis protein PqqE — protein MTSPSSIPTPRSPLSLIAEVTHRCPLHCLYCSNPIEMQRAETELATEDWSRVFQQAAQMGVLHLHLTGGEPLARRDLPELIRAGREAGLYVNMITSGVGLTEERLAGLVEAGLEHLQLSFQDIEEASANHIAGTRAHAIKLALVPVLKRYPLAFTINLVVHRMNLDHLEEFIALAEDLHPDRLEIAHVQYYGWALKNRALLMPTEEQVERSIPIVEAAKQRLRGKIHVEAVFPDYFGSFPKACVGGWGRQMMLIDPAGQALPCHSAAIIPGMVFDNVRDHSLEWIWRCSSAFQRFRGDEWMSPTCRSCERKEKDFGGCRCQAFLMTGDPNAIDPVCSLSPHHDLLKDLRVSDPEVLPIWRG, from the coding sequence ATGACTTCGCCATCTTCCATCCCGACACCACGCTCACCGCTGTCGCTCATCGCCGAGGTGACGCACCGCTGTCCTCTGCACTGCCTCTACTGCTCGAACCCCATCGAGATGCAGCGTGCGGAGACGGAGCTTGCGACCGAGGACTGGAGCCGCGTCTTCCAGCAGGCCGCGCAGATGGGCGTTCTGCACCTGCATCTGACGGGCGGTGAGCCGCTGGCCCGCAGGGACCTCCCGGAGCTGATTCGCGCAGGCCGCGAGGCTGGCCTCTACGTCAACATGATCACCTCGGGCGTGGGCCTGACGGAAGAGCGCCTTGCAGGACTGGTGGAAGCCGGGCTCGAGCACCTGCAGCTCTCCTTTCAGGACATCGAAGAGGCATCTGCGAATCACATCGCGGGCACGCGTGCTCACGCCATCAAGCTGGCGCTGGTGCCGGTTCTGAAGCGTTATCCCCTGGCCTTCACGATCAACCTCGTCGTCCATCGCATGAATCTCGATCATCTGGAGGAGTTCATTGCGCTGGCGGAGGATCTCCACCCGGATCGCCTTGAGATCGCGCACGTACAGTACTACGGCTGGGCCCTGAAGAACCGTGCTCTGCTGATGCCGACGGAAGAGCAGGTGGAGCGCTCCATCCCCATCGTGGAAGCAGCGAAACAGAGACTACGAGGCAAGATCCACGTCGAGGCCGTCTTTCCGGACTACTTCGGCAGCTTCCCCAAGGCGTGTGTCGGCGGATGGGGCCGCCAGATGATGTTGATCGATCCGGCCGGTCAGGCGCTCCCGTGCCACTCTGCTGCCATCATTCCCGGCATGGTCTTCGATAATGTCCGCGATCACAGTCTCGAATGGATCTGGAGGTGTTCCTCCGCGTTCCAGCGCTTCCGCGGAGACGAGTGGATGTCGCCCACCTGCCGTTCCTGTGAGCGTAAGGAAAAGGACTTCGGGGGCTGCCGCTGCCAGGCGTTCCTGATGACAGGCGATCCGAACGCGATCGATCCGGTCTGCAGCCTCAGCCCGCACCATGATCTGCTGAAAGACCTTCGCGTCTCAGACCCGGAGGTCCTTCCCATCTGGCGCGGTTGA
- the pqqD gene encoding pyrroloquinoline quinone biosynthesis peptide chaperone PqqD, translating to MELNSIPRLAPGCRLHPTDGVLLIPEGTLNLTGPSREILAMLDGKRTISDVVAALVQQYEGVDEREIGDDVLSLLNRLEQRGVLREGV from the coding sequence ATGGAACTGAACTCAATACCGCGGCTGGCGCCCGGGTGCCGCCTGCACCCGACAGACGGCGTTCTACTGATCCCTGAGGGAACCCTCAACCTGACAGGACCTTCGCGGGAGATTCTCGCCATGCTGGACGGCAAACGGACTATAAGCGATGTTGTCGCGGCACTGGTTCAGCAGTATGAGGGCGTCGATGAGAGGGAGATCGGCGACGACGTTCTCAGCCTGCTGAATCGTCTCGAGCAGCGGGGAGTCTTAAGAGAAGGAGTATGA
- the pqqC gene encoding pyrroloquinoline-quinone synthase PqqC, whose protein sequence is MATGFMTTTAVDTETTLLSRQELRDRLQAVGDSRYHHRHPFHLRMHKGELTRGQLQAWALNRYYYQSRIPIKDSLILAKSDDPAFRRAWRKRILDHDGDQDGYGGIEKWIQLAEAAGLARKQVIPCSGVLPGVRYAVDAYLALVRDSSLLVAVASSLTELFSRDLISLRMDQMRIHYPYLVPGLAYFEGRLTQAPEDATFAFDYVAEHAKTRQEQEQVIGALEAKCAILWAQLDAIDYAYVSPGNIPPGAFVPACD, encoded by the coding sequence ATGGCAACTGGATTCATGACGACGACCGCAGTAGATACAGAGACGACGCTTCTCTCGCGCCAGGAACTGCGCGACCGCCTGCAGGCAGTGGGAGACAGCCGCTATCACCATCGCCACCCTTTTCACTTGCGCATGCACAAGGGCGAGCTCACACGCGGCCAGCTGCAGGCCTGGGCGCTGAATCGGTACTACTACCAGAGCCGCATCCCTATCAAAGACTCCCTGATCCTTGCCAAGAGCGATGACCCCGCCTTCCGCCGCGCATGGCGTAAGCGCATCCTGGACCATGATGGCGACCAGGACGGCTACGGCGGCATTGAGAAATGGATTCAGCTCGCCGAAGCTGCCGGGTTAGCACGTAAGCAGGTCATCCCGTGCAGCGGCGTTCTTCCCGGCGTTCGTTACGCCGTCGACGCTTATCTTGCGCTCGTGCGCGACAGCTCGCTGCTGGTGGCTGTGGCATCCTCGCTGACGGAGCTGTTCTCGCGCGACCTGATCTCTCTGCGCATGGATCAGATGCGCATTCACTATCCGTACCTCGTGCCCGGCCTGGCGTATTTCGAAGGACGCCTCACCCAGGCCCCAGAAGACGCTACCTTCGCCTTTGACTACGTTGCGGAGCATGCAAAGACGCGCCAGGAGCAGGAGCAGGTGATCGGCGCGCTCGAGGCCAAATGCGCCATCCTGTGGGCTCAGCTCGACGCCATCGACTACGCCTACGTCTCGCCCGGCAACATTCCTCCGGGAGCATTTGTTCCCGCGTGTGACTGA
- the pqqB gene encoding pyrroloquinoline quinone biosynthesis protein PqqB, with translation MFLFKMLGTAAGGGVPQWNCACRLCELSRTNPRAVPPRLQLQAIASGDGQSWYLLNASPDLRVQIEANPELQPGSRFGRRNTPIAGIVLTTADLDQVLGVLLLREFQPLTIYATRLVRKTLESNSFFRMLHRVPDQLTWVEIVPGQSFFLGDSGITCTPIPLEGSLPFYAREMNTGEKGQASLGLVLEKEGRRIAYTPALPEITDELREIYRTCDTVLVDGTFWSDAELSRTHSGTPLARSIGHVPLSGDDGTIALLKDIDFPRRVFVHINNTNPILDTGSAEYKAVLAAGWQIAHDGWQLDS, from the coding sequence ATGTTTCTGTTCAAGATGCTGGGGACTGCCGCCGGCGGTGGCGTTCCCCAGTGGAACTGTGCCTGCCGGCTCTGTGAGCTGAGCAGGACAAACCCCCGGGCTGTGCCGCCCCGGCTTCAGCTTCAGGCCATTGCGTCTGGAGACGGGCAAAGCTGGTACCTTCTGAACGCCTCTCCCGACCTCCGGGTCCAGATCGAGGCTAATCCTGAGTTACAACCAGGTTCCCGATTCGGACGGCGTAATACGCCAATCGCTGGCATTGTGCTGACCACGGCCGATCTCGACCAGGTGCTGGGTGTATTGCTGCTGCGCGAGTTTCAGCCCCTGACAATCTATGCGACCAGGCTGGTCCGCAAGACCCTTGAGTCGAACTCCTTCTTCCGCATGCTTCACCGGGTTCCCGACCAGCTCACCTGGGTCGAGATCGTACCCGGCCAGAGCTTCTTCCTCGGAGATTCTGGAATTACCTGCACCCCTATCCCGCTCGAAGGCTCGCTGCCGTTTTATGCCCGCGAGATGAATACAGGAGAGAAGGGGCAGGCCAGCCTTGGACTGGTATTGGAGAAAGAGGGACGCAGAATCGCCTACACGCCTGCTTTGCCGGAGATCACGGACGAACTGCGCGAGATCTACAGAACCTGCGACACGGTCCTGGTGGATGGGACTTTCTGGAGCGATGCCGAGTTGAGCCGCACGCACTCCGGTACTCCGCTCGCGCGGTCCATCGGCCATGTGCCTCTTAGCGGTGACGATGGAACCATCGCTTTATTGAAGGACATAGACTTTCCACGCAGGGTCTTCGTCCATATCAATAACACCAATCCCATCCTCGACACCGGCAGCGCGGAGTACAAAGCGGTGCTGGCAGCCGGATGGCAGATAGCTCACGACGGATGGCAACTGGATTCATGA
- the pqqA gene encoding pyrroloquinoline quinone precursor peptide PqqA, whose amino-acid sequence MKTWIRPDFQEVCLACEINCYAPAER is encoded by the coding sequence ATGAAGACCTGGATCCGTCCTGACTTTCAAGAAGTTTGCCTCGCTTGTGAGATCAACTGCTACGCCCCTGCAGAACGCTAA